GCACATCTGTAGCGCGTTGGGCGACTGGGTTGATCCAGCAGGACTGGCGTTTGCCTACCATTTCACCGCTGCCGGTGAAGGGCACGACCTTGAGCATATTCATGTGCTCTCGGCGTCATCGGGAAAGTTGCCCGGCGGCGAACCCAAGGTGCTTGAAGGGAACATCAATCCCTTCAAGCGCCAGCTCCTGCTCTTTCCGCGGTTGACCCTCTACCTCAACCGACCGGAGTGGATTGATGCCTTTCGTTTTCCGCGCTACCCGGTGGTTCTGGGTCGTTCACAAGACCTGGCAGCCTATACCCACATCGACATTGTCGATCTCCAGCAGGCCGATCAGGTCTATTTCGAGCATACCCTGTTGCCCTTTGCCATGGCTACCCAGGCCCCGGCGGGTGTTGTCACGCTGATGCCGCGCTGGATTAACTATCGTCAGCGTCGGCAGCCCAGCTTCGCCCGCTATCTGGTCTTGACCGAACGGATTACAACCAGGCAGATGCTGCGTTTTGGTCAGCAATCGGCAACATACTGGAGTGATCCAACAGCACCGGTTGTTGATGGATTGCCACTCGGTTTGTGGTTTCATACCTTTGTGGGAGCAGACGATGAAGCCTTTGCCATGGCCTGATTGGCAGGAAGATCTGTTGGCCAAGAGTCAGCAGTACGGCGGAGAGACATTAGCCAGTCATACGTGGGATGTTCTCTGCCGACTGGCCGATCTCTATCGGTTGCGACCGAACCTCGCAGACCTGGCAGGCGGGGTGCGCCTGTGGCATTGCCTGTACTGGGCCACCTTTCTCCACGATTTCGGGAAGGCGGCGGCAGGTTTTCAGCGACGGTTGCGTGGTGGCCCGGCATGGTCGCATCGTCACGAAGTGCTCTCGCTGGCCTTTGTCGATGCGATTGCGCATGATCTGAATGAGTTAGAACAGCGCTGGGTCGTAGCGGCGATTGTGTCGCACCACCGTGATGCACCGGAAATTCGTGAACTGTACCCTGCCGGGTTGCGCAAAGATCCGCTAAGCGATCTTTGCGCTGAACTGCAACCGGCTACTGCTGATCATCTGCATCGCTGGCTTGGCGAATGCGCGAATCCCTGGCGTATCGAGCTGGGGATGGCGGATGTGGTTGCGGAAATCAGCCCGCAATCACATCCCATTGATGCCAGACGCATCCGTTACTGGCTATCGGTCTATCACCAGTGGGTAGATATATTGACTGCTGCGGGCACAGCAACCACTGCCCGTATTCCCGGTATTTTGTTGCGCGGCCTGATCACCACTGCCGATCACATGGCGTCGGCGCATCTCCAGCGGATACCGGAACCGATACGCCACTCGTGGCAAGCAGTTATTCCTGCCGGACGGGAAACATATTCTCATCAGGTTGCAAGTGCCGGTGCGAGTGCGCAGCACGTGTTGTTGATGGCGCCAACCGGTAGTGGCAAGACCGAGGCTGCTTTGGCCTGGGCATTGGGTGATGGCAGTAACCCACCGGCGCGTATCTTCTACACACTTCCTTATCAGGCCAGTATGAACGCAATGTACGACCGACTATGCGGACTCTTCGGGAATAATGTTGTTGGTCTTCAGCACGGTCGAGCTGCCCAGGCACTCTACGCCCGTTTCCGGGATGGCGAGGAATGGTCTGCAACGACGGTGCGCAAGGTACAGTGGGAGAAGAATCTCAACCTCTTACATGCCCGTCCCCTCAAAGTACTCAGTCCCTACCAACTGCTCAAAGCTCTCTTTCAACTGCGCGGCTTTGAGGCCATGCTGACCGACTATGCACGGGCGGGTTTCATCTTCGACGAGATTCACGCCTATGAACCAGAACGACTGGCCCTTATCACCGGCTTGATGCGCTATTTGCGCCGGCATGTTGCGGCCCGCTTCTTCGTGATGTCGGCTACCTTCCCGACTCTCATTCTCGAACAGCTCAGTGATGTGCTGGATACGCCAACTATCATTCAGGCCACACCAGACATCTTTGCCCGCTTCCGTCGTCATCAGTTGTACCTGCGTGATGGCGAGCTGACCGATCCTGCAATTATCACCGAGATTGTCACCGCAGTGCGTGATGGGAAACAGGTTCTGGTCTGTGTCAATACGGTCGCACGGGCGCAGATGGTGCGTGATCTGCTAATGCAGGCTGGTTTGAGCGACGAGCAACTCATCCTGATCCACAGTCGCTTCACCTATGGAGATCGCAATCGGCTGGAGCAGACAATCGTTGAGCGCTGTCGCAGCGATAGCGCCCGGCGGCCACCGTTAGCGCTAGTGGCCACCCAGGTGGTCGAAGTTAGCCTCGACATCGATTTGGACACTCTCTACAGTGATCCGGCGCCACTGGAAGCCCTCTTGCAACGCTTCGGGCGGGTTAATCGACGGGCAGCGAAAGGAATCTGTCCCGTCTACATCTTCCGTCAGCCCAACGATGGCCAGGGAGTTTATGGTCGCCATCGTGATCCCGAACAGGCCGGTCACATCGTGCGGGTCACGCTGGCCGAACTCGAACGTCATCATGGTGACATTGTCGATGAGTCCGCAGTACAGACCTGGCTGGATACCATCTATGCCGACCCATTGTTGCGTGAGCAATGGTTGACAGCGTATCAGAACATAAGCCGGCAAGTTGAACAGATCATCAACGGCCTCTGTCCGTTCCAGAGCGATGCCCAGCGTGAAGATGAATTCGAGCAGATGTTTGACGGTGTGGACGTGGTGCCGGCCTGCTTCGAGCGCGACTATGTCAGTCTGCTGGTCGAAGAGCGCTTTATCGAGGCGAATGATTATCTGGTCAGCATTAGCAAACAGCGGTTCGCCATCTTACGCAGTCAGGGTAAGGTGCGACCTGCGGAAGAGACCGGTCAGCGACGAGTCTGGGTTGTGCAAACGCCCTACGACTCGCGTAATGGTCTCTCATTTGGCGATACGGTCATTGATCCAGATTGGAGTTAAGTATGACACTTACCGTACATCACCTCATCTTCACCGCGACGGCGGAAACCCCGGTTGTCCTGGCGGCGCAAAGTGGGCCAGCGGTACGCGGTGCGGTTTCCAATGCGCTATGGACACGCTTTTGTGCCAACAAAGAAGCACCAACGTGTGCCGATTGCCCCCTCTACAGTCGTTGCCCGGTTGCCGCGTTGGTCGCCCCGATGCGGAGTGAAGATGAGAAAGGCAGTGACCAGCGGCCCCGTCCGTATGTCGTGCGTCCGCCGCTCGCCGATGATCAGCACGCCCGGCAGGGTGAGAGCATGCATTTTCAGCCAGGCGATACCATCCGGTTTGGCCTGGGATTATTTGGGCATGCCGAAAACCTGTTCCCTTTCATCGTGATGGCGGTGCGGGAACTGGAACGTGATGGCATCGGGGTCAAACTGGACGAATTGCGCCGACGGCGGGGCCGCATTGCTCTCCGCTCTATTGAGGCGTACCATCCTCTGAGTGGAGCCAGACAGACGCTCTACCCATTACCCGGCGGAACTGTGTATTTTCCCGGTCTGCCGATTGACGCAGCAGCAGTACGTGACTACGCGGCGCGGTTGCCGACTGAAGAAATCACCCTCTTCTTCCATACCCCCATGCGGCTCATCGATCAAGATCGTCTGGTCAAGACCATCGCCTTACGGCCACTTATCCAACGCCTGATGCGTCGGCTCGATGATCTGTCGCGTGCTTACGGCGATGGCCCACTCACCATCGATTTTCGCGGATTACTGGCCCTTGCCGAACAGGTGACCGTCACCGCCGACAAAACGCGCTGGATCGACGTCGTCAGCGTCTCGTCGCGCCAGCAACGGCGGACACCGGTTGGTGGCCTGATCGGCAGTGCAACCTTTCGTGGGCCATTGGCGGAATTGCGTGAACTCATCGTATGGGGCAGCCTGATCCATGTTGGGCGCAATGCAGTCAAGGGTGATGGCTGGTACACTCTCCAGGGCATGCCGGTCTGGCCGTAGCTCCAATGGTGGCAACGGCGACAACCCGGCCTGACCTGCGTTTGTTGCTTCTGCACCTTAACAATTGAAGTAACGTTTCGGTGGGGTCATCGTCTACATATTGCGCGTTGGGGTGGTGGCGCTTGCCACCACCCTGCGCCAGGAAACATTCCCACGGGTTCATCGTCTATGTGTGGCACGATGGCAAAGATATTCGTATCGTATCTCCTTGCATCATGCGCAAACATGTGTATATTGAAAAAGAGCACTTGAACCTTAACAATCGATCACTGTTGCCCTTTCTAAGGCGACACCAGCACTCTATCCTGAAAGGAAGGCTATACCATGGAACTCATCGTCGATGAACGAGGTAGCTTCATTGGCAAGCATCAGGGCCGTTTACGGGTCACAAAGGACAACGAACGGCAAAAAGAAGTGCCGATCATGCACCTGCGCCAGGTAAT
This genomic window from Chloroflexus aurantiacus J-10-fl contains:
- the cas5b gene encoding type I-B CRISPR-associated protein Cas5b: MQALKIVLEALTTSFRYPHFMLGVQPSFPLPPPATIYGHICSALGDWVDPAGLAFAYHFTAAGEGHDLEHIHVLSASSGKLPGGEPKVLEGNINPFKRQLLLFPRLTLYLNRPEWIDAFRFPRYPVVLGRSQDLAAYTHIDIVDLQQADQVYFEHTLLPFAMATQAPAGVVTLMPRWINYRQRRQPSFARYLVLTERITTRQMLRFGQQSATYWSDPTAPVVDGLPLGLWFHTFVGADDEAFAMA
- a CDS encoding CRISPR-associated helicase/endonuclease Cas3, coding for MKPLPWPDWQEDLLAKSQQYGGETLASHTWDVLCRLADLYRLRPNLADLAGGVRLWHCLYWATFLHDFGKAAAGFQRRLRGGPAWSHRHEVLSLAFVDAIAHDLNELEQRWVVAAIVSHHRDAPEIRELYPAGLRKDPLSDLCAELQPATADHLHRWLGECANPWRIELGMADVVAEISPQSHPIDARRIRYWLSVYHQWVDILTAAGTATTARIPGILLRGLITTADHMASAHLQRIPEPIRHSWQAVIPAGRETYSHQVASAGASAQHVLLMAPTGSGKTEAALAWALGDGSNPPARIFYTLPYQASMNAMYDRLCGLFGNNVVGLQHGRAAQALYARFRDGEEWSATTVRKVQWEKNLNLLHARPLKVLSPYQLLKALFQLRGFEAMLTDYARAGFIFDEIHAYEPERLALITGLMRYLRRHVAARFFVMSATFPTLILEQLSDVLDTPTIIQATPDIFARFRRHQLYLRDGELTDPAIITEIVTAVRDGKQVLVCVNTVARAQMVRDLLMQAGLSDEQLILIHSRFTYGDRNRLEQTIVERCRSDSARRPPLALVATQVVEVSLDIDLDTLYSDPAPLEALLQRFGRVNRRAAKGICPVYIFRQPNDGQGVYGRHRDPEQAGHIVRVTLAELERHHGDIVDESAVQTWLDTIYADPLLREQWLTAYQNISRQVEQIINGLCPFQSDAQREDEFEQMFDGVDVVPACFERDYVSLLVEERFIEANDYLVSISKQRFAILRSQGKVRPAEETGQRRVWVVQTPYDSRNGLSFGDTVIDPDWS
- the cas6 gene encoding CRISPR system precrRNA processing endoribonuclease RAMP protein Cas6 — encoded protein: MTLTVHHLIFTATAETPVVLAAQSGPAVRGAVSNALWTRFCANKEAPTCADCPLYSRCPVAALVAPMRSEDEKGSDQRPRPYVVRPPLADDQHARQGESMHFQPGDTIRFGLGLFGHAENLFPFIVMAVRELERDGIGVKLDELRRRRGRIALRSIEAYHPLSGARQTLYPLPGGTVYFPGLPIDAAAVRDYAARLPTEEITLFFHTPMRLIDQDRLVKTIALRPLIQRLMRRLDDLSRAYGDGPLTIDFRGLLALAEQVTVTADKTRWIDVVSVSSRQQRRTPVGGLIGSATFRGPLAELRELIVWGSLIHVGRNAVKGDGWYTLQGMPVWP